Below is a genomic region from Microbulbifer sp. ALW1.
ACTGGTGAACGCAGGCGATCCAGCAGTCACGGAAGCCAACTACCTTGCGGTTATCCACAAGAAGACCGGCGCCCTGTTTGAAGCCGCCTGCGAGACGGCCGCCGTGCTGGCCGACTGCACGGAAGAACAGCGCCAGTCCCTCAAGCTCTACGGCCGCCACCTGGGCTCCGCCTTTCAACTGGTAGACGATGCCCTCGACTACCGCGGCAATTCCGAGGAACTGGGCAAGAATGTGGGCGACGACCTGGCCGAAGGCAAGCCTACCCTGCCACTGATTTATGCGATGGCCAACGGCACTGCCGAACAGGCCACACTGGTACGTGAAGCGATTGAACAGAAAAGCGCGGAGAAACTCACCGAAATTGTTGCAGCAATTGAGGAGTGCGGTGCGCTGGACTACACCTTCGATCGCGCCAGAAAAGAAGTGGAACTCGCCCTGGAAAAACTGGAATTTTTACCGGATGGTGAGCACAAGACTGCATTGCAGCAGTTAGCGGAATTTTCGATTCAGCGGACCACCTAAAAACGGACCACCTAAAACGGACCACGTAAAAAAGCCCCGCAATTGCGGGGCTTTTTGATTTTGGGACGCTGACGCCGGCCAGGTGAGGCGAGTCCGCCCCAAACCATCTTAACCGCGAATCAGGCCGAGTAACTCATCGGTCTTGGCCTTCATCAACGCCTCATCCCCACGGGATTCGACATTCAGGCGCACAACCGGCTCGGTGTTGGACATGCGCAGGTTAAACCGCCAGTCGTCGAAGGCAATGCTCAGGCCGTCTACGTGCTCGACGCTGTTGGCACCAGCTGCATATTTTTCTTCTGCCGCGGCCAGCAGTGCTTTCGGGTCTTCTACTTTGGAGTTGATCTCGCCACTGCACGGGAAAGCGGCCATACGCTCACCCACCAGCTGTGACAGAGACTTGCCACTGCGACTTACCAGCTCCGCCACTAGCAACCAGGGAATCATGCCACTGTCACAGTAGGCGAAATCGCGGAAATAGTGGTGCGCGCTCATCTCGCCACCGTAGATAGCGTCTTCCTTGCGCATGCGCTCCTTAATGAAGGCATGGCCGGTTTTGCTCTGTACCGGCGCGCCGCCCGCGGCCTTGACGATATCTTCGGTGTTCCAGGTCAGGCGTGGATCGTGCACCACATTGGCACCCGGGTGCTTCGCCAGGAAGGCTTCCGCCAGCAGGCCAACCACGTAATAACCCTCGATGAACTCGCCGCTTTCGTCAAAAAAGAAACAGCGGTCGAAGTCGCCATCCCAGGCGATACCGAAGTCCGCACCGCTCTCGCGCACGGCAACGGCAGTAGACTCGCGGTTTTCCGGCAGGATCGGGTTGGGGATACCGTTGGGGAAGTTGCCATCTGGCTCGTGGTGTACGCGCACAAATTCGAACGGCAGGCTCGGCGCCAGCGCATCCACTACAGAACCGGCGCCACCGTTACCGGCGTTGACGACCAGCTTGAGCGGTTTCAGTGCGGAGACATCGACATAGCCCAGCAGGTGTTTCACAAAATCATCGCGGTGGGCAAAGGTGTGCAGTTCGCCACGCTTTTCCACGGCCGGGAAGTTGTTTTCTTCTGCCAGGCGCTTGATGTCGAGCAGGCCGGTATCGCCACTGATGGGACGGGAACCGGTGCGCACAAACTTCATGCCGTTGTAATCCATGGGGTTGTGACTCGCGGTCACACAAATGCCGCCATCGAAGTCGCCGTGGAATGTGGAGAAGTAAATCTCCTCGGTGCCGCACTCGCCAATATGGAAAACATCGGCACCGGCGTCGCGCAGGCCATTGGCCAGGGCATCGGTCAATTCACTGCTGGTGAGGCGGATATCATGACCCACCACAACGCGGCGGGCATCCAGAAACTGGGCAAACGCGCGGCCGACACGATAGGCCACATCAACATTCAGTTCGTCGGGCACACGGCCGCGAAGATCGTAGGCTTTAAAACAGGTTAATTCAGACATATCAGCCTTTTTCTCCGGGCAAATAAACATTTTGGTAAACATGGTTGGTGGCTTCGATAAAGCCGTCGACGGAACCGCAGTCAAAACGGCGGCCCTTGAATTTATACGCAAGAACACAACCGCGTTGAGCCTGCGTCAGCAGCGCATCGGTAATCTGCACCTCGCCATTTTTTCCTGGCGGGGTTTCGCGGATCAGGTCGAATATATCCGGCGTGAGAATATAGCGACCAATGATCGCCATATTGCTCGGCGCCTCTTCCGCCTTGGGCTTTTCCACCATGTCCGTGACTTGGTAAAGGCCCGGCTTGATTTCATTGCCGGCAATTACACCAAAT
It encodes:
- a CDS encoding phosphomannomutase; the encoded protein is MSELTCFKAYDLRGRVPDELNVDVAYRVGRAFAQFLDARRVVVGHDIRLTSSELTDALANGLRDAGADVFHIGECGTEEIYFSTFHGDFDGGICVTASHNPMDYNGMKFVRTGSRPISGDTGLLDIKRLAEENNFPAVEKRGELHTFAHRDDFVKHLLGYVDVSALKPLKLVVNAGNGGAGSVVDALAPSLPFEFVRVHHEPDGNFPNGIPNPILPENRESTAVAVRESGADFGIAWDGDFDRCFFFDESGEFIEGYYVVGLLAEAFLAKHPGANVVHDPRLTWNTEDIVKAAGGAPVQSKTGHAFIKERMRKEDAIYGGEMSAHHYFRDFAYCDSGMIPWLLVAELVSRSGKSLSQLVGERMAAFPCSGEINSKVEDPKALLAAAEEKYAAGANSVEHVDGLSIAFDDWRFNLRMSNTEPVVRLNVESRGDEALMKAKTDELLGLIRG
- the ispB gene encoding octaprenyl diphosphate synthase; this translates as MLPFHQVAADDFAAVNQRIIDQLHSDVPLVENIGHYLVEAGGKRLRPLLVLLCARAAGYRGENHIDLATIIEFIHTATLLHDDVVDTSDMRRGRITANAQWGNAPAVLVGDFLYSRAFQMMVALKDMDIMSILSDTTNTIAEGEVQQLVNAGDPAVTEANYLAVIHKKTGALFEAACETAAVLADCTEEQRQSLKLYGRHLGSAFQLVDDALDYRGNSEELGKNVGDDLAEGKPTLPLIYAMANGTAEQATLVREAIEQKSAEKLTEIVAAIEECGALDYTFDRARKEVELALEKLEFLPDGEHKTALQQLAEFSIQRTT